In Afipia sp. GAS231, a single window of DNA contains:
- a CDS encoding TetR/AcrR family transcriptional regulator, which yields MSVSSKEAILAAARRTAQAHGYSGLNFRELADQVGIKAASIYHHFPSKADLGVAVARRYWEDTAAELDSMLAETSDPFRCLQQYPDIFRKSLESDNRMCLCSFMAAEYDDLPEAVKKEVQAFADVNVAWLTRMLSAAAVVNSGESEQRARAIFAAVAGAQLIARSRSDISLYDALIDSYRVAGLLPA from the coding sequence ATGAGTGTAAGTTCCAAGGAAGCGATCCTGGCGGCGGCCAGACGGACCGCACAGGCGCATGGCTATAGCGGCCTGAATTTCCGCGAACTCGCGGACCAAGTCGGCATCAAGGCCGCGAGTATCTACCATCATTTCCCGAGCAAGGCTGATCTCGGCGTAGCGGTCGCGCGGCGCTATTGGGAGGACACAGCGGCTGAACTCGACTCCATGTTGGCCGAAACCTCGGATCCATTCCGCTGCCTGCAGCAGTATCCCGATATTTTTCGCAAATCGCTCGAGAGTGACAATCGCATGTGCCTCTGCAGCTTCATGGCTGCCGAATATGATGACCTGCCGGAAGCAGTGAAGAAGGAGGTCCAGGCCTTTGCCGATGTCAATGTCGCGTGGCTGACCAGGATGTTGTCCGCTGCGGCCGTGGTCAATTCCGGGGAAAGCGAACAGCGGGCTCGCGCAATCTTCGCCGCTGTCGCCGGCGCCCAGCTCATAGCGAGGAGCCGCTCGGATATCTCGCTCTACGACGCGTTGATCGATAGCTATCGCGTGGCGGGCCTCCTGCCGGCATAG
- a CDS encoding amidase — protein MTKEIIFSDATKLAELIRTKAVSPVEVVQAHLDRIAAVNPKINAIVLLADGALKAAKAAEAAVLAGDELGPLHGVPFTVKDSIDTADVATQRGSPIFKGRVPDVDATSVARMKKAGGILLAKTNLPEFSYWIESDNLLSGRSNNPWDVTRTPGGSSGGESAAIAAGMSPIGLGTDLAISVRGPAAQTGITSMKATHGRVPMTGIWPRAPRRFWHVGPMARSVRDIALAFSQLVGPDGQDAFATSTVRFDAGIGRQPYRQLRVGWMVGPGFGPVDPEVAATVKAAAEALKDIGVFVEQVRIPALERDFPLDVFNRLHVMEMKPAFAEATAGHENEMYKMAKTMLSLPDTSMKDYIDAEQAVERLRDGYADYFSRYDALITHVLPIPAHKHGVEEFIIDGQTVDATYLQGATVPLNVTGLPGLSMRFGTSKEGLPINVQVVGKWQAESTILHLASLLESISAVRNLHPNL, from the coding sequence ATAACCAAAGAGATCATTTTTTCCGACGCGACCAAGCTGGCCGAACTGATCCGCACCAAGGCGGTCTCGCCGGTCGAGGTCGTGCAGGCGCACCTGGATCGCATCGCGGCGGTGAACCCCAAGATCAACGCGATCGTCCTGCTCGCGGACGGTGCGCTCAAAGCTGCAAAGGCGGCGGAGGCCGCGGTGTTGGCGGGCGACGAACTCGGCCCGCTGCACGGCGTACCCTTTACGGTGAAAGACTCGATCGACACTGCTGATGTTGCGACCCAGCGTGGCTCTCCGATCTTTAAGGGGCGCGTTCCCGACGTCGACGCGACGAGCGTCGCGCGCATGAAGAAGGCAGGCGGCATCCTGCTGGCGAAGACCAACCTTCCCGAATTCTCCTACTGGATCGAGAGCGATAATTTGCTGTCCGGCCGGTCGAACAATCCCTGGGACGTGACCCGCACGCCGGGCGGTTCGAGCGGCGGTGAATCGGCGGCTATCGCGGCGGGCATGTCGCCGATCGGTCTCGGCACTGATCTCGCCATCTCCGTGCGCGGGCCGGCCGCACAAACCGGCATTACCTCAATGAAGGCGACCCATGGCCGCGTGCCCATGACCGGCATCTGGCCGCGCGCGCCGCGCCGCTTCTGGCATGTCGGGCCGATGGCGCGCTCGGTTCGCGACATCGCGCTCGCCTTCTCGCAACTGGTCGGGCCTGACGGCCAGGACGCGTTTGCCACCAGCACTGTCCGGTTCGATGCGGGCATCGGCCGCCAGCCCTACCGCCAGCTCCGGGTGGGCTGGATGGTCGGACCCGGCTTCGGGCCAGTCGATCCCGAGGTGGCGGCGACCGTCAAGGCCGCGGCCGAGGCGCTAAAGGACATCGGCGTATTTGTCGAGCAGGTGCGCATCCCGGCGCTGGAGCGCGATTTTCCCCTCGACGTGTTCAACCGCCTCCATGTGATGGAGATGAAGCCCGCCTTCGCCGAGGCGACGGCCGGCCATGAGAACGAAATGTACAAGATGGCCAAGACCATGCTCTCGCTGCCTGACACGTCGATGAAGGACTATATCGACGCCGAGCAGGCGGTCGAGCGGCTGCGCGACGGCTATGCCGACTACTTCTCGCGCTACGACGCGCTGATTACCCACGTGCTGCCGATCCCGGCCCACAAGCATGGCGTCGAGGAGTTCATCATCGACGGCCAGACCGTGGACGCTACCTACCTCCAGGGCGCGACCGTGCCGCTCAATGTCACCGGCTTGCCCGGCCTGTCGATGCGGTTCGGTACGAGCAAGGAAGGGCTGCCGATTAACGTGCAGGTCGTCGGCAAGTGGCAGGCGGAGTCTACCATCCTGCACCTGGCTTCGCTGCTCGAAAGCATCAGCGCCGTACGGAACCTGCATCCGAACCTCTGA
- a CDS encoding glutathione S-transferase family protein, with the protein MITLYGFGAGFGLPEISPFVSKTEVQLKMAGLAYRKEKARPPASPKGQLPYIVDDAETIADSTFIRAHLEGKYGFDFDAPLSLQARAQAWAFERMIEHHIYWALVGARWVDAENFAKGPAHFFDAVPAHQREKLREDAQFRVAENYLLSGLGRHAPEEDVDLAVRSLFALSVQLGDKPYLMGDTPCGTDATAFGALAGILTPFFESPLRQRTERFANLTAYVDRMMLQYYPEFAWAPLQEAA; encoded by the coding sequence ATGATTACGCTTTATGGCTTCGGCGCCGGGTTCGGCCTGCCGGAAATCAGCCCCTTTGTCAGCAAGACCGAAGTCCAGCTCAAAATGGCCGGTCTGGCCTATCGCAAGGAGAAGGCAAGGCCGCCGGCCTCTCCCAAGGGGCAACTGCCCTATATCGTCGACGACGCCGAGACCATCGCCGATTCCACCTTCATCCGGGCGCATCTCGAGGGCAAATACGGTTTCGATTTCGACGCGCCGCTCAGCCTGCAGGCACGCGCGCAGGCCTGGGCGTTCGAGCGGATGATCGAACATCACATCTATTGGGCGCTGGTCGGCGCGCGCTGGGTCGACGCCGAGAACTTCGCCAAGGGACCGGCGCATTTCTTCGATGCCGTGCCGGCGCATCAGCGCGAAAAGCTGCGCGAGGACGCGCAGTTTCGCGTCGCCGAGAACTATCTGCTCAGCGGCCTCGGCCGCCACGCGCCGGAAGAGGACGTCGACCTCGCGGTCCGTTCGCTGTTTGCTCTGTCGGTGCAGCTTGGCGACAAACCGTATTTGATGGGCGATACGCCGTGCGGCACCGACGCCACCGCGTTCGGTGCGCTCGCCGGAATTTTGACGCCATTCTTCGAGTCGCCATTGCGGCAGCGGACCGAACGGTTCGCGAACCTTACCGCCTATGTCGACCGGATGATGCTGCAATACTATCCGGAATTCGCCTGGGCGCCGCTGCAGGAAGCCGCCTGA